In one Procambarus clarkii isolate CNS0578487 chromosome 87, FALCON_Pclarkii_2.0, whole genome shotgun sequence genomic region, the following are encoded:
- the LOC138358879 gene encoding proteoglycan 4-like, which translates to MDSMAYFAANTTPSFAANTTPSFAANTTPSFAANTTPSFAANTTPSFAANTTPSFAANTTPSFPNKTTPSFPNTTTPSLAANTTPSFAANTTPSFANKTTPSLAANTTPSFAANTTPSFAANTTPSFPNKTTPSFPNTTTPSLAANTTPSFAANTTPSFANKTTPSLAANTTPSFAANTTPSFAANTTPSFAANTTPSPAANTTPSFAANTTPSFAANTTPSFAANTTPSPAANTTPSPAANTTPSPAANTTPSPAANTTPSPAANTTPSAADTTPPAPT; encoded by the coding sequence ATGGATTCAATGGCATATTTTGCCGCCAACACGACGCCATCTTTTGCCGCCAACACGACGCCATCTTTTGCCGCCAACACGACGCCATCTTTTGCCGCCAACACGACGCCATCTTTTGCCGCCAACACGACGCCATCTTTTGCCGCCAACACGACGCCATCTTTTGCCGCCAACACGACGCCATCTTTTCCCAACAAGACGACGCCATCTTTTCCCAACACGACGACGCCATCTCTTGCCGCCAACACGACGCCATCTTTTGCCGCCAACACGACGCCATCTTTTGCCAACAAGACGACGCCATCTCTTGCCGCCAACACGACGCCATCTTTTGCCGCCAACACGACGCCATCTTTTGCCGCCAACACGACGCCATCTTTTCCCAACAAGACGACGCCATCTTTTCCCAACACGACGACGCCATCTCTTGCCGCCAACACGACGCCATCTTTTGCCGCCAACACGACGCCATCTTTTGCCAACAAGACGACGCCATCTCTTGCCGCCAACACGACGCCATCTTTTGCCGCCAACACGACGCCATCTTTTGCCGCCAACACGACGCCATCTTTTGCCGCCAACACGACGCCATCTCCTGCCGCCAACACGACGCCATCTTTTGCCGCCAACACGACGCCATCTTTTGCCGCCAACACGACGCCATCTTTTGCCGCCAACACGACGCCATCTCCTGCCGCCAACACGACGCCATCTCCTGCCGCCAACACGACGCCATCTCCTGCCGCCAACACGACGCCATCTCCTGCCGCCAACACGACGCCATCTCCTGCCGCCAACACGACGCCATCTGCCGCCgacacgacgccaccagcacccaCGTAG